The following proteins come from a genomic window of Aquimarina sp. MAR_2010_214:
- a CDS encoding phospholipase A → MIHDPGGNLSQRWQINNDTIKLFKIVPYKPVYFLFANYTSNINNQPTSDNKINAVDEPSDFSNTELKFQLSFKTKAIRNIFGKKIGGDLWIAYTQSSRWQLYSAHISRPFRETNYEPEFMLIFPTAYKIWGVNGVFAGIGVNHQSNGRSNPLSRSWNRVILQFGWETPSLSIVLRPWWRVQETPIEDNNPGIENYVGRAELLSAFSKGRHDVSIIARHSLRGGSRNRGSIRLDYAIKVLDLLQIHAQVFHGYGESLIDYNHKQTTIGVGLSLLQWR, encoded by the coding sequence ATGATTCACGATCCGGGAGGGAATCTGTCTCAACGCTGGCAAATCAATAATGATACTATAAAGCTTTTTAAAATAGTACCGTATAAGCCCGTTTATTTCTTATTTGCCAACTATACTAGCAATATAAATAATCAACCAACAAGTGATAATAAAATAAATGCTGTAGATGAACCTTCTGATTTTTCTAATACTGAATTAAAATTTCAACTTAGTTTTAAAACCAAAGCTATAAGAAACATATTTGGTAAAAAAATCGGCGGTGATTTATGGATTGCCTATACTCAGTCTTCGCGATGGCAACTATACAGTGCACATATCTCCAGACCTTTTAGAGAAACTAATTACGAACCAGAGTTCATGTTAATCTTTCCTACGGCCTATAAAATTTGGGGGGTGAATGGTGTATTTGCTGGGATTGGTGTTAATCATCAAAGTAATGGCAGATCAAACCCCTTATCGAGGAGTTGGAACCGGGTTATTTTGCAATTTGGTTGGGAAACCCCTTCTTTAAGCATTGTCTTACGGCCATGGTGGAGGGTACAAGAAACCCCTATAGAAGATAATAATCCGGGAATAGAAAATTATGTGGGAAGAGCAGAACTATTATCTGCATTTTCGAAAGGGAGACATGATGTGAGTATAATCGCTAGACATTCATTACGAGGAGGAAGTAGAAATAGAGGTAGTATTAGGTTAGATTATGCTATAAAAGTCCTCGACCTCTTACAGATTCATGCTCAGGTATTTCATGGGTATGGAGAAAGTCTTATTGATTATAATCATAAACAAACTACTATTGGAGTTGGGTTATCTCTTTTACAATGGAGGTAA
- a CDS encoding cation:proton antiporter has protein sequence MDIFSSYNLIIEVSIVLILSFIFNGIAKKTNVPAVLMLIILGVIIQYGIKAFGNGSFDFFPMLEVLGIVGLIMIVLEAALELELKSDKLMPILKSMAIALIGLVASTFIAAVILKALVKGMTMQSAWLYATPLSILSSAIIIPSVSSLPIAKKEFHIYESTFSDILGIMLFYFLTGRLNPAEDSGVGGFFLNLILTIVISLVASYAIILIFQKIKSQVKLFLLIAVLLLLYALGKKMHLSSLIIILIFGLVIANMKLFFQGKLRGYLHLEKAKSIYHELHVITAETAFVVRTLFFVIFGITIVLSSLLSLKVTLISLLILISIYAIRYGLLRLFMGKDISPQLFIAPRGLITVLLFYAIPTEAAIEGFEPGILLFVIIGTSLIMTGGMIRDKKMNPPQELTPVEPNENIEEAEYFINNTTDLSEIDDALPSSDEHETE, from the coding sequence ATGGATATTTTTTCTTCTTATAACCTGATTATTGAAGTTTCGATAGTCCTTATTTTATCATTTATCTTTAACGGAATTGCGAAAAAGACAAATGTTCCTGCTGTTTTAATGTTAATCATTTTAGGAGTCATTATTCAATACGGAATTAAAGCTTTTGGAAATGGATCTTTTGATTTTTTTCCAATGCTAGAAGTGCTGGGTATTGTTGGATTGATTATGATTGTACTCGAAGCGGCCTTAGAGTTAGAGTTAAAAAGTGATAAACTCATGCCGATCCTTAAATCAATGGCAATTGCTTTAATTGGATTGGTAGCTTCTACGTTTATAGCAGCAGTGATTCTAAAAGCATTAGTAAAAGGGATGACAATGCAATCAGCATGGTTGTATGCCACGCCACTGTCTATATTATCCAGTGCAATTATTATACCTAGCGTGTCATCACTACCAATAGCAAAAAAAGAATTCCATATCTATGAGAGTACATTTTCTGATATTCTGGGAATTATGTTGTTTTATTTCCTTACCGGAAGATTAAATCCCGCAGAAGATTCAGGAGTAGGTGGTTTTTTTCTTAACCTGATTCTTACGATTGTGATTTCTTTGGTGGCTAGTTATGCAATTATCCTGATATTTCAGAAGATCAAAAGCCAGGTGAAATTATTCTTACTTATCGCAGTACTCTTATTATTGTATGCTTTAGGAAAAAAAATGCATTTATCATCCTTAATAATCATTCTTATATTTGGATTAGTTATCGCTAATATGAAATTATTTTTTCAAGGAAAACTTAGAGGATATCTTCATCTCGAAAAAGCAAAATCGATCTATCATGAGTTACATGTAATTACTGCTGAAACAGCATTTGTTGTGCGTACATTGTTTTTTGTGATTTTTGGAATTACTATTGTACTTTCTTCCTTATTAAGTCTAAAAGTAACTCTAATTAGTCTTTTGATATTAATCTCTATTTATGCTATACGATATGGATTGCTACGTCTTTTTATGGGGAAAGACATTTCACCCCAATTGTTTATTGCACCAAGAGGATTGATCACAGTACTTTTGTTTTATGCTATTCCGACAGAAGCTGCAATTGAAGGATTCGAACCAGGTATTTTACTATTTGTGATTATAGGAACAAGTTTAATTATGACAGGAGGAATGATACGAGATAAAAAAATGAACCCTCCTCAAGAACTTACTCCAGTAGAGCCTAATGAAAATATTGAAGAAGCTGAATATTTTATTAATAACACAACAGATTTAAGTGAAATTGATGATGCTTTACCGTCATCTGATGAACATGAAACCGAATAA
- a CDS encoding YafY family protein codes for MKRLHRLTAILVKLQSKKIVQAAELADRFDVSLRTIYRDMQALTDAGVPIGAEAGTGYYLVDGYSLPPVMFTEKEANALLTASKIIKTNNDQSLINEYQEAIDKVIAVLRTTQKEKLKILEERVFTYNRTAIHPSTTLSVIQQAITDFRVLEIQYTKASGEYSKRLIEPLGAYFTNNTWIMIAHCRLRKDYREFRTDRIVNLIETQELFSPKYFSLEDYYKKRAEQCNYSTFPKENSY; via the coding sequence ATGAAACGTTTACATCGATTAACAGCCATATTAGTAAAATTACAATCCAAAAAAATTGTTCAGGCAGCAGAATTAGCAGACAGGTTTGATGTAAGTTTACGTACCATATATCGAGATATGCAGGCTCTCACTGATGCAGGAGTTCCAATTGGTGCCGAAGCAGGTACAGGATATTATCTGGTAGATGGATATTCCTTACCACCGGTTATGTTTACCGAAAAAGAAGCTAATGCATTACTTACAGCTTCCAAAATTATAAAGACTAATAATGACCAATCCTTGATTAATGAGTATCAGGAAGCCATAGATAAAGTAATTGCAGTACTTAGAACTACACAAAAAGAAAAACTTAAAATCCTAGAAGAGCGTGTTTTTACATATAATAGAACTGCAATTCACCCAAGTACTACTTTATCAGTTATTCAACAAGCAATTACAGATTTTAGAGTGCTCGAAATTCAATATACCAAAGCATCTGGAGAATATAGTAAAAGGTTAATTGAACCACTTGGAGCTTATTTCACTAACAATACCTGGATTATGATTGCTCATTGTAGATTAAGAAAGGATTACCGAGAGTTTAGAACAGATCGGATTGTTAATCTTATTGAAACTCAGGAGCTTTTCTCTCCGAAATATTTTAGTCTTGAGGATTATTATAAAAAAAGAGCCGAACAATGTAATTATTCAACTTTCCCAAAAGAAAATAGCTACTGA
- a CDS encoding M48 family metallopeptidase, translated as MKTRKSIVLLGTVLLFMSCATNPFTGKQTLALVPNSQILPMAFQQYNQFLGENKVVKGTSDAVMVTRVGQKIARASERWLNANGYQGYLKDYKWEYNLVEDKNVNAWCMPGGKIVVYTGILPIAKSETGMAAIMGHEVAHALANHGQQRMSAGQIQQVAGAATAIAVSGKNQKTQQIVGTAFGLGSQFGVMLPFSRSHETEADRIGLQLMAIAGYNPDEAAELWKRMKANSGGQAPPEFMSTHPSSDTRIANLTAWAPAAKAEAKKFGVTSFK; from the coding sequence ATGAAGACACGAAAATCTATAGTCCTATTAGGAACTGTTCTATTATTTATGTCCTGTGCGACAAATCCATTTACAGGTAAGCAGACATTGGCATTAGTGCCTAATTCTCAGATATTACCAATGGCTTTTCAGCAGTACAACCAATTCTTGGGAGAGAATAAGGTCGTAAAAGGAACATCTGATGCAGTTATGGTTACTAGGGTTGGTCAAAAAATAGCAAGAGCATCAGAACGTTGGTTAAATGCAAATGGTTATCAAGGATATCTCAAAGACTATAAATGGGAATATAACCTGGTAGAGGACAAAAATGTTAATGCCTGGTGTATGCCTGGAGGAAAAATAGTAGTCTATACCGGAATTTTACCAATAGCAAAAAGTGAAACAGGAATGGCTGCAATAATGGGACATGAAGTTGCGCATGCATTAGCAAACCATGGTCAACAGCGAATGAGTGCTGGTCAAATACAGCAAGTAGCGGGAGCAGCAACTGCAATTGCAGTTAGCGGAAAAAATCAAAAAACACAACAAATTGTTGGTACAGCGTTTGGTTTAGGAAGTCAGTTTGGAGTGATGTTACCTTTTAGTAGAAGTCATGAAACTGAAGCAGATCGTATAGGATTGCAATTAATGGCAATTGCTGGTTACAATCCTGATGAAGCAGCAGAATTATGGAAACGTATGAAAGCTAATAGTGGAGGTCAGGCACCACCAGAGTTTATGAGTACTCACCCATCAAGTGATACACGTATTGCTAATCTTACGGCATGGGCCCCTGCTGCAAAGGCTGAAGCCAAAAAATTTGGAGTAACCTCTTTTAAATAA
- a CDS encoding MFS transporter, with protein sequence MSTLLPKGHKRLLNAWAFYDWANSVYNLTISSAVFPIFWGALTIVRNDQGDIVNDTVRFLGYDFNNDSLISYVTALAFLTVSIISPLLSGIADYVGNKKNFLKFFCYLGALSCIGLYWFNLEHLWFGLLCYFLALIGFWASLVFYNSYLPDIAFPEQQDAISAKGYSLGYIGSVILLIINLVMILKYDWFGFESEGVPTRLSFIMVGVWWIGFSQYTYYYLPKGNKKDVLTKAVVFNGFKELKMIWKALQNDIKLRRYLSAFFVYSMAVQTIMLIATYFGIEELDWGEQNPTTGLIISILLIQLVAVLGAYLTSRASLKFGNIQTLIVINFIWIGICVYAYTITTPSEFYVTAAIVGLVMGGIQALSRSTYSKLLPEDAVDTASYFSFYDVSEKIGIVIGMFSYGIIAQVTGSVRYSILFLILFFVVGLVLLFRVPKK encoded by the coding sequence ATGAGTACACTACTACCAAAGGGACATAAGAGATTATTAAATGCCTGGGCTTTCTACGATTGGGCAAATTCAGTATATAATTTAACGATTTCTTCAGCCGTTTTTCCCATTTTTTGGGGAGCACTAACTATAGTAAGAAATGATCAGGGAGATATTGTTAATGATACAGTGCGTTTCTTAGGGTATGATTTTAATAACGATTCTTTGATCAGTTATGTTACTGCATTAGCCTTTTTAACGGTATCAATAATTAGCCCTTTACTTTCGGGAATAGCTGATTATGTTGGTAATAAAAAAAACTTCTTAAAATTCTTTTGTTATTTAGGTGCTTTATCCTGTATTGGACTTTATTGGTTTAATCTCGAACACCTTTGGTTTGGTCTATTATGTTATTTTCTGGCTTTAATAGGCTTCTGGGCCAGCTTGGTATTTTATAATTCATATTTACCCGATATCGCATTTCCAGAGCAGCAAGATGCTATTAGCGCCAAAGGATATTCTTTGGGGTACATTGGAAGTGTAATTCTATTGATTATTAATCTTGTTATGATTTTAAAGTACGATTGGTTTGGTTTTGAAAGTGAAGGTGTACCAACCAGATTATCTTTTATTATGGTAGGAGTTTGGTGGATTGGGTTTAGCCAATACACATATTATTATCTTCCCAAAGGGAATAAAAAAGATGTGCTAACCAAAGCAGTAGTTTTTAATGGCTTTAAGGAGTTAAAAATGATATGGAAAGCACTTCAAAATGATATAAAACTTCGTAGATATCTAAGTGCATTTTTTGTATATAGCATGGCAGTACAGACTATTATGCTTATTGCAACTTATTTTGGTATCGAAGAATTAGACTGGGGAGAACAAAATCCTACTACCGGGTTAATCATAAGTATCCTGTTAATTCAACTTGTTGCTGTATTAGGAGCATATCTTACTTCTAGAGCTTCTTTAAAATTCGGAAATATACAAACATTGATCGTAATTAATTTCATCTGGATTGGTATTTGTGTGTATGCTTATACAATCACTACACCATCAGAATTTTATGTTACTGCTGCAATTGTAGGCCTTGTTATGGGTGGTATACAAGCATTGTCAAGATCTACATATTCAAAATTATTACCAGAAGATGCTGTTGATACAGCCTCATACTTTAGTTTTTATGATGTATCCGAAAAAATAGGTATCGTAATCGGGATGTTCTCATACGGGATTATCGCCCAGGTAACAGGAAGTGTGCGATATTCTATTCTTTTCCTAATCCTTTTCTTTGTCGTTGGTCTTGTCTTGTTATTCAGAGTGCCAAAAAAATAA
- a CDS encoding lipocalin family protein, with the protein MKKLMLALVVVLLASCNTTQQTVIAAKKTLKGEWSLDKISYDRQGIFEVNLYNDASAECFTGSVWKFIPNNNTGKYEVNQSSCVSTGARNFRFTIPKPEGNGEYYFMFKPINEKKKSTNNNAGYRMLLDHLDDATMTWKMTVSLEGKPFVITMNFNKLQ; encoded by the coding sequence ATGAAAAAACTTATGTTAGCGCTAGTAGTTGTACTACTAGCTTCATGTAATACTACTCAACAAACCGTTATTGCAGCAAAAAAGACCCTAAAGGGGGAATGGTCTCTTGATAAAATCTCTTATGACCGTCAGGGGATATTTGAAGTAAATCTGTATAATGATGCTTCTGCAGAATGTTTTACTGGGAGTGTATGGAAATTTATCCCTAATAATAATACTGGAAAGTATGAAGTAAATCAAAGTAGTTGTGTTTCTACAGGTGCAAGAAACTTTAGATTTACAATTCCTAAACCAGAAGGTAATGGAGAATATTACTTTATGTTTAAACCAATAAACGAAAAGAAAAAAAGCACAAATAATAATGCGGGTTACAGAATGCTTTTAGATCACCTTGATGATGCTACCATGACATGGAAAATGACTGTAAGCTTAGAAGGGAAACCTTTTGTAATCACTATGAATTTTAATAAATTACAATAA
- a CDS encoding OmpA family protein: MKTNLKKMVVAVMAVTILTSCEAVKNSNKTQRGAVIGTAAGAVIGGIIGNNVKNKNSALGAVIGGVVGGVAGGVIGKQMDKQAQKIESEIPGAEVTRVGEGIDVVFDENSGVYFATNKSDINSKSKANLKKLAGIFKEYPDTNIIVEGHTDSTGDDSYNMALSQRRANAVTNYLVSQGISKSRLTTYAHGETLPKYDNATPAGRAKNRRVELGIVANDKMKQDAQKQVKQ; this comes from the coding sequence ATGAAGACAAATCTTAAAAAAATGGTGGTTGCTGTAATGGCTGTTACAATTTTAACAAGTTGTGAGGCCGTTAAAAACTCAAATAAGACACAAAGAGGAGCAGTAATTGGTACTGCTGCCGGAGCTGTAATAGGAGGAATTATAGGAAATAATGTGAAAAATAAGAATTCTGCACTTGGTGCCGTAATTGGTGGTGTTGTAGGAGGTGTTGCTGGTGGTGTTATCGGTAAACAAATGGATAAGCAAGCTCAGAAGATTGAGTCAGAAATACCAGGGGCCGAAGTAACAAGAGTAGGAGAAGGTATTGATGTAGTGTTTGATGAGAATAGTGGAGTATACTTTGCTACTAATAAATCTGATATCAATTCAAAATCAAAAGCAAACCTTAAGAAGCTGGCAGGTATTTTTAAAGAATATCCAGATACTAATATTATTGTAGAAGGACATACAGATAGTACTGGTGATGATAGTTATAATATGGCATTATCTCAAAGAAGAGCTAATGCTGTAACAAACTATCTAGTATCTCAAGGAATAAGCAAAAGTCGTTTAACGACCTATGCTCACGGAGAGACACTTCCAAAATATGATAATGCAACTCCAGCAGGAAGAGCAAAAAACAGAAGAGTTGAACTTGGTATTGTTGCTAATGACAAGATGAAGCAAGATGCACAAAAGCAAGTAAAACAATAA
- a CDS encoding NAD(P)/FAD-dependent oxidoreductase: MNKSSHIIIIGGGLAGLTNAIHLAKAGIPVTLIEMNIYPKHKVCGEYISNEVLPYFDFLDIDINVLQPTRISKFNITTQKGKCIQSTLPLGGFGVSRYTLDHWLWKKAAIAGVQLLNDQVIDVHYENNNFQVKTAGNKMLTTDYVIGAYGKRTQLDKALQRNFSYRRSPWLAVKAHYRADFDSNTVSLHNFEGGYCGLSMVENNMVNACYLATYDSFKKHKDLGIFQKEVLCKNPYLNTFFKNAEPLFGTPITISQINFDKKSPVEDHVFMTGDAAGLIHPLCGNGMAMAIQSAQILSELLINNYDQGLITPRKIIETNYTKQWNKAFSKRLYAGRALQKILLNGRLQELSYTIANIIPAIVPRIIKQTHGEPLIC, translated from the coding sequence TTGAATAAGTCTTCACACATAATAATCATTGGCGGAGGGCTCGCCGGACTAACTAATGCTATTCACCTGGCTAAGGCAGGTATTCCTGTTACACTTATCGAAATGAATATATATCCAAAACATAAAGTATGTGGTGAATATATATCTAATGAAGTACTCCCATATTTTGATTTTTTGGATATCGATATCAATGTTTTACAACCTACCAGGATTTCAAAATTTAATATAACTACACAAAAAGGAAAATGTATACAAAGCACATTACCATTAGGAGGTTTTGGAGTTAGTAGATATACTCTAGACCATTGGCTTTGGAAAAAAGCAGCAATAGCAGGCGTACAATTACTAAATGATCAGGTAATTGATGTGCATTATGAGAATAATAATTTTCAGGTTAAAACGGCTGGTAATAAAATGTTAACTACTGATTATGTTATTGGTGCATATGGAAAGCGAACTCAACTTGATAAAGCTTTACAACGAAATTTTAGTTATCGAAGATCTCCTTGGTTGGCCGTTAAAGCACATTACAGGGCAGATTTTGATTCAAATACTGTCTCTCTCCATAATTTTGAAGGAGGATACTGTGGTCTTTCTATGGTAGAGAATAACATGGTAAATGCGTGTTATCTGGCTACTTATGATAGTTTTAAAAAACATAAAGATTTAGGTATCTTTCAAAAGGAAGTTCTGTGTAAAAATCCATATCTAAATACATTTTTTAAGAATGCAGAACCACTATTTGGTACCCCCATTACTATAAGTCAGATAAATTTTGATAAGAAAAGTCCAGTTGAGGATCATGTCTTTATGACCGGAGATGCTGCTGGCTTAATTCACCCTCTTTGTGGTAATGGTATGGCAATGGCAATACAAAGTGCTCAGATACTTAGTGAGCTACTAATAAATAATTATGATCAAGGCTTAATTACTCCAAGGAAAATAATAGAAACAAACTACACTAAGCAATGGAATAAAGCATTTTCTAAACGATTGTATGCTGGCAGAGCATTACAAAAAATCTTATTAAATGGTAGACTACAAGAGCTCTCTTATACTATAGCCAATATAATACCAGCTATAGTGCCTAGAATTATAAAACAAACCCATGGAGAGCCTTTGATATGCTAA
- a CDS encoding methyltransferase domain-containing protein, producing the protein MLTNLQHRSNEVELMDNPEVEEKALQLALSDISRANKWLGGNAITINAVHRLVRNQNPLQEITILDLGCGDGEMLRAVADSFRKEKKNTKLVGIDLNSKCLDQAIKLSTSYPEISFFNKDILEMEGSEFSCDIIICTLTLHHLRDEEIKKVLKKAVDLARTAVVINDLHRSTLAYYLFKVFSFFFIKGYVAKNDGLVSIKRGFKKQELLYFAKALHLQEYKIDWKWAFRYRWVVKTTSE; encoded by the coding sequence ATGCTAACAAATTTACAACATAGAAGTAATGAGGTAGAACTCATGGATAATCCAGAGGTTGAAGAAAAAGCTTTACAACTGGCCTTATCTGATATTTCGAGAGCAAATAAATGGCTGGGAGGTAATGCAATTACTATTAATGCCGTGCATAGATTGGTTAGAAATCAGAATCCATTACAAGAGATTACAATTCTTGATTTAGGCTGTGGTGATGGTGAAATGTTAAGAGCTGTTGCTGATTCATTTAGGAAAGAAAAAAAGAATACGAAGTTAGTAGGTATTGATCTGAATAGTAAATGTTTAGATCAAGCTATTAAACTAAGTACTTCATATCCGGAAATATCATTTTTCAACAAAGATATTTTAGAAATGGAAGGGTCAGAATTTTCTTGTGACATCATTATTTGTACATTAACATTACATCATCTTAGAGACGAGGAGATCAAAAAAGTGCTAAAAAAAGCTGTTGATCTAGCGAGAACTGCAGTGGTAATTAATGATCTTCATCGTAGCACATTAGCATACTACCTCTTTAAAGTATTCAGTTTCTTTTTTATTAAAGGATATGTTGCAAAAAATGATGGATTAGTTTCTATAAAAAGAGGTTTCAAAAAACAAGAGTTGTTATATTTTGCCAAAGCACTTCATTTACAGGAGTACAAAATAGATTGGAAATGGGCTTTCCGGTATCGATGGGTTGTGAAAACCACCAGTGAGTAA
- a CDS encoding type III polyketide synthase has protein sequence MRETKEILPFVSEWLSTQNDRFRRKVIKIFENAAVDKRYGIMSIEEVFSATSFEEKNDIYIREVKKLGTSVLKKALEKADWHPKSLDYIITVSCTGIMIPSIDAFIINDLNLKQDIVRLPVTEMGCAAGVSGIIYARNFLQANPGKRAAVIAIESPTATFQLDDYSMTNMVSAAIFGDGAACTLLSSEEDATGPKIIGDEMYHFYDATAMMGFKLTNGGLQMILDPKVPETIAAHFPNVIHPFLAKYNKTIEEVDHLIFHPGGKKIVQTIEELFGHLGKNIEDTKAVLMEYGNMSSATVLYVLERFLAQDPAPGETGLMLSFGPGFSAQRILLEW, from the coding sequence ATGAGAGAGACAAAAGAGATATTGCCCTTTGTTTCCGAATGGCTATCGACTCAGAATGATCGTTTCAGACGTAAAGTAATTAAGATTTTTGAAAACGCTGCGGTAGATAAGCGTTATGGGATCATGAGTATTGAAGAAGTATTTTCGGCGACTTCTTTTGAAGAGAAAAACGATATCTATATTCGAGAAGTAAAAAAATTAGGAACATCTGTTTTAAAAAAAGCATTAGAAAAAGCTGATTGGCATCCTAAATCTCTTGATTATATCATTACTGTAAGTTGCACTGGCATTATGATTCCTTCTATTGATGCATTTATTATTAATGATCTTAATCTCAAACAAGATATTGTAAGGTTGCCTGTTACAGAAATGGGATGTGCAGCAGGTGTTTCGGGGATTATTTATGCGAGAAACTTTTTACAGGCTAATCCAGGAAAGAGAGCCGCGGTGATTGCTATAGAATCGCCCACAGCCACATTTCAGTTAGATGATTATAGTATGACCAATATGGTAAGTGCTGCTATTTTTGGTGATGGAGCAGCGTGTACATTATTATCATCTGAAGAAGATGCTACAGGACCAAAAATCATAGGAGACGAAATGTATCATTTTTATGATGCAACAGCAATGATGGGATTTAAGCTAACTAACGGAGGCTTGCAAATGATACTAGATCCTAAAGTGCCAGAGACCATTGCAGCCCATTTTCCTAATGTGATTCATCCCTTCTTGGCAAAGTACAACAAGACCATAGAAGAAGTAGATCATCTTATTTTTCATCCCGGTGGAAAAAAGATAGTACAAACCATAGAAGAACTTTTTGGACATTTAGGCAAAAATATAGAAGACACAAAGGCTGTTTTGATGGAGTATGGTAATATGAGTAGCGCTACAGTGTTGTATGTATTAGAACGATTTCTAGCACAAGACCCGGCACCAGGAGAAACTGGGCTCATGCTTAGTTTTGGACCCGGATTTTCTGCGCAAAGAATATTACTAGAGTGGTAA
- a CDS encoding tetratricopeptide repeat protein — protein sequence MEKFKIFYLSIFCVWLLLSVSSCSQNSVLYKKDFTEAEAKVFARQFIQGLGRYYYQGTPEEHFLIHEAVALDSTFSDAHREMGASRVKRGINTEAMKKYAKAVKYDAEAWQGYRGYLYLYFYRDYDNAIKDFDELDALTPNFVDYPQSENIDFMRGIAYLMKKEYSKSQEYFKKFFTHELKSGDLNYVESRAFMYYGITYFETGDFEKALEKFNLGIKHNKNADLLYWKVKTLMKLEATNSSEIIVLLEESKKLLAQGYNSRRPYVEEFYQTYVEDIEALKKFK from the coding sequence ATGGAAAAATTCAAGATATTTTACCTTAGTATTTTTTGTGTTTGGTTACTCTTATCAGTTAGTTCTTGTAGCCAAAACTCTGTTTTATACAAAAAGGATTTTACAGAAGCAGAGGCTAAAGTCTTTGCTAGACAATTCATACAAGGTCTTGGTCGATATTACTATCAAGGAACACCAGAAGAACATTTTTTAATACATGAAGCTGTCGCATTAGATTCGACTTTTTCTGATGCACATAGAGAAATGGGAGCTTCTAGAGTAAAAAGAGGGATCAATACTGAAGCTATGAAGAAGTATGCAAAAGCCGTCAAATATGATGCTGAAGCTTGGCAAGGTTATCGAGGGTATCTATACTTATATTTTTATAGGGATTATGATAATGCCATTAAAGATTTTGATGAATTAGATGCGCTTACACCAAATTTTGTAGATTACCCGCAGTCTGAAAATATTGATTTTATGAGAGGTATTGCTTATTTAATGAAAAAGGAATACTCAAAATCACAAGAATATTTCAAAAAATTCTTTACTCATGAATTGAAATCTGGTGATCTGAATTATGTTGAGAGTAGAGCTTTTATGTACTACGGAATTACGTATTTTGAAACTGGAGATTTTGAAAAAGCATTAGAAAAATTCAATTTAGGGATTAAACATAATAAAAATGCAGATCTTTTGTATTGGAAAGTAAAGACACTAATGAAACTTGAAGCTACTAATTCCTCTGAAATCATAGTACTTCTTGAAGAATCGAAGAAACTTTTAGCCCAAGGATACAATAGCAGAAGACCTTACGTTGAAGAATTTTACCAAACCTATGTAGAAGATATTGAAGCTCTGAAAAAGTTTAAATAA
- a CDS encoding SDR family oxidoreductase, which yields MNKDFINKNEWTLILGGSSGLGLASAKKLALHGMNIIIVHRNRKSEMNQIEAEFATIRETGVDFISFNIDLLKPEKRIEVITEIKNTIDEGRIKTVVHSVAKGNLKPMVDTTHVLKNDDFHLTIDAMAISLYDWVTSIFKATLFAEDTRIISFTSEGNTKAWKNYAAVSAAKVALEAITRSIALEFAPYGIKANCLQPGAVDTQSLRMIPGHEQIIAHSQQRNPFNRITTPEDVANVVYLLCKDEASWINGCIIPVNGGEHLN from the coding sequence GTGAATAAAGATTTTATCAATAAAAATGAGTGGACACTGATTCTAGGTGGTAGTAGTGGACTAGGTTTAGCCTCTGCCAAAAAACTAGCTTTACATGGGATGAATATCATCATTGTGCATCGCAATCGTAAAAGTGAAATGAATCAAATTGAAGCTGAATTTGCAACAATTAGAGAAACAGGAGTTGATTTTATTTCGTTTAATATCGATCTTTTGAAACCAGAAAAACGAATAGAAGTCATTACCGAAATAAAGAATACGATCGATGAAGGGCGCATAAAAACAGTAGTACACAGTGTTGCAAAAGGAAATCTAAAGCCTATGGTAGATACTACACACGTATTGAAGAATGATGATTTTCATTTGACAATTGATGCTATGGCAATTAGTCTTTATGATTGGGTTACATCGATTTTTAAAGCTACATTGTTTGCAGAGGATACAAGAATTATTTCTTTTACCAGTGAAGGAAATACCAAGGCTTGGAAAAATTATGCAGCTGTTTCCGCAGCTAAAGTAGCTCTCGAAGCGATTACCAGAAGTATAGCATTAGAGTTTGCTCCCTATGGCATTAAAGCGAATTGCCTGCAGCCTGGAGCAGTCGATACCCAGTCTTTACGAATGATACCCGGTCATGAGCAGATAATAGCACATAGCCAGCAGCGTAATCCGTTTAATCGAATTACGACACCAGAAGATGTGGCTAATGTGGTATATCTGTTATGTAAAGATGAAGCTTCCTGGATCAATGGTTGTATCATACCTGTGAATGGGGGTGAACATTTAAACTAA